CAATTACCCCTTCTGCACCATCGATCCCAATGTGGGCGTGGTGAGTGTACCCGATCCTCGCCTGAACACCATTGCGGCTATGATCAATCCCCAGCGCATTGTGCCCACCACCATGGAGTTTGTGGATATCGCCGGACTCGTTAAGGGCGCTTCCCAGGGTGAAGGCCTGGGGAACCAGTTTCTCTCCCATATCCGCGCCGTGGATGCCATTGCCCACGTGGTACGTTGTTTTGAGGATGAAAATATCACCCATGTCAGTGGCGGCATTGATCCGGCCAGGGACATGGAGATCATCAATACCGAGCTGATTCTCTCTGACATGCAGTCGCTGGAACGCCGCATGGAGCGTTTGACCAAAATGCTCAAAGGCCCACAGGCCAAGGAGGTCACCCGTGAACTTGCGCTGGTGAAGCGCCTGCACGAGCACCTTAATGAAGGGAAAATGGGCTTTGAATTTGAGGTCGCAGATGACGAGCAGCCCATGCTGGCAGGTTTTCAGCTGATGACCACAAAGCCTCTGCTCTACGTCTGCAATGTATCCGAGGATGATATCCTCGACCCCGACAAGAACCCCTTTGTGCAGATGGTCAGAAAACGCGCCGCCCAGGAAAATGCCGGCGTGGTGATTCTCTCCGGGAAAATTGAAGCGGAAATTTCTGAACTGGGCGAAGAGGAGGCCAGGGAGTTTCTGCAGGATATCGGCCTGAGTGAAAGTGGTCTCAATGCCCTTATACGCGAAGGCTACCAGCTGCTTGGCCTGATCACCTACTTCACCGCCGGAGAGAAGGAAGTGCGCGCCTGGACCGTTCCCCGTAACACCAAGGCGCCCCAGGCCGCCGCCGTGATTCACACCGACATCGAGCGGGGCTTTATCCGTGCCGAGGTTACCAGCTTTGCCGACGCGGTCACCTGCGGCAATGTGAAGAAAGCTGCCGAGCAGGGGAAGATGCGCCTGGAAGGCAAGGACTACGAAGTGCTGGATGGAGATATAATTTACTTTCGGTTTAACGTTTAGCCATCTTCCTGAAAATACCCCAAGACAAGCAGTCAATTGGAAAACCTGCCGGTGCAAGGTGCCCGCAAGTGGTTTTTTATTAGCCTGTTTGTAGCCATTCACGGGTACTTTGCGTTTTTTTTCAGCAGGAGCGCCAGTATTCCGAGAGCGAGCCCGGATGGCGAGCGGCAGAGACGGAGGTCCTCGGACGAAAGTGAGTGTCTCTGGGAGGAATGCTGGGGCGAGTACCAACACACCGTAAATAGTTACGCCGAACGTAGCAATAACTTTTCTCGGGAGCACCTATGCACATGGAAAAACTGATTGAAAAAGCCTCTGTCCTGATGGAGTCCCTGCCCTATATCAAAAACTTCTATGGCAAGACCATCGTCATCAAGTACGGCGGCCATGCCATGGTGGACGATGAGCTGAAAAAGAATTTTGCCCTTGATGTGATTCTCATGAAATACATTGGCATCAATCCGGTGATTGTCCACGGAGGGGGGCCCCAGATCGGCGAAACCCTCAAGCGCATGGGCAAGGTATCGGAGTTTGTCAACGGCATGCGTGTGACGGACAAAGACACCATGAGCATTGTCGAGATGGTGCTGGTGGGCAAGGTGAACAAGGAGATCGTGGGTCTGATTCACCAGAACGGCGGCAAAGCCGTTGGGCTTTCCGGCCGCGATGGGCAGTTGATACGCGCGAAAAAACACTATGTGAGCAAGCCGGGGCCCGCTGATCAGCGGCCGGAAATCATCGATATCGGTATGGTGGGAACGGTGGAGGCCGTCAATGTGGAGGTGCTCAACCACGTGGGCAACGGGGGCTTTATTCCTGTGATTGCCCCGGTTGGTGAAGGCGCTGACGGCAAAGCCTACAATATCAACGCCGATTTTGTGGCCGGCGCCATCGCCGCCAAACTGCAGGCCGCGAAAATGGTTCTGCTGACCGATATTCAGGGGGTACAGGGGGCGGATGGTAACCTGATCACCTCTCTGACGCTGCCGCGCATTGACGAGATGATTGCGGAAGGCGTGATTCACGGTGGCATGATTCCCAAGGTGGAAGCGTGCCGTATCGCCCTTGACGGCGGGGTGAACAAGGTTCACATTATTGATGGGCGCGTTCTCCACTCCGTGCTGCTGGAGATTTTCACCGATCACGGCATCGGGACGCAGATCGTGCGCGAAGCGCGCAGCTGAACCGAGGCGCGTTTCTCGGGGAGGTCGCAGATGGATCAGGCTGCCTGTTGGTCGGTCTGTTTTCAAGCGAAAAAGTCGGTAAACCTGTGATATGGGTATCCAAAAAAGCCTTCACCAGAAAATGGTGAAGGCTTTCGTTTTCGAGGACTTTTGCCGTTGCTTTGTCAGATATCCAGGTTGCGCACATTCAGAGCGTTATCGTAGATAAACTCGCGGCGGGGCTCAACATTGTCACCCATGAGGATCGTGAAGGCACCGTCAGCTTCCACCAGGTCATCGATGCTGACCTGCAGGAGTGAACGGTTATCGGGACACATGGTCGTGTCCCACAGCTGGTCGGCGTTCATTTCACCGAGACCTTTGTAACGTTGAATACCAACGCCCTTCTTGCCGCGTTCCACCACATAGTTCTTGAACTTGAGGTAGGAACCGAGTTCAACGGAGCGATCGCCATCCTTGACCAGAAAGGGGCTGCGTCCCATGGACTGGCGCAGGTACTGGTAGATGTCACGCAGTTTGCGCAATTCCACGCTGGAGGCTATTTTGTTGTTGATGGTCATGGTGGTGCGGTAGCTGTACTCTTCCCGGGTAAAGGTGATGTCGTAGGACGAGGTATCCTCGTTGAAATCCACGCTGAACTGTTCAGGACGATGGCCGTAGCGGCTGACGCAGCGCTCCACGATATCGCGGGCCGACTGCTCGTTGCGCAGCTCTGT
This portion of the Desulfurispirillum indicum S5 genome encodes:
- the ychF gene encoding redox-regulated ATPase YchF, translated to MGFTCGIVGLPNVGKSTIFNALTKAGAASANYPFCTIDPNVGVVSVPDPRLNTIAAMINPQRIVPTTMEFVDIAGLVKGASQGEGLGNQFLSHIRAVDAIAHVVRCFEDENITHVSGGIDPARDMEIINTELILSDMQSLERRMERLTKMLKGPQAKEVTRELALVKRLHEHLNEGKMGFEFEVADDEQPMLAGFQLMTTKPLLYVCNVSEDDILDPDKNPFVQMVRKRAAQENAGVVILSGKIEAEISELGEEEAREFLQDIGLSESGLNALIREGYQLLGLITYFTAGEKEVRAWTVPRNTKAPQAAAVIHTDIERGFIRAEVTSFADAVTCGNVKKAAEQGKMRLEGKDYEVLDGDIIYFRFNV
- the argB gene encoding acetylglutamate kinase, which translates into the protein MEKLIEKASVLMESLPYIKNFYGKTIVIKYGGHAMVDDELKKNFALDVILMKYIGINPVIVHGGGPQIGETLKRMGKVSEFVNGMRVTDKDTMSIVEMVLVGKVNKEIVGLIHQNGGKAVGLSGRDGQLIRAKKHYVSKPGPADQRPEIIDIGMVGTVEAVNVEVLNHVGNGGFIPVIAPVGEGADGKAYNINADFVAGAIAAKLQAAKMVLLTDIQGVQGADGNLITSLTLPRIDEMIAEGVIHGGMIPKVEACRIALDGGVNKVHIIDGRVLHSVLLEIFTDHGIGTQIVREARS